One genomic region from Streptomyces sp. NBC_00457 encodes:
- a CDS encoding xanthine dehydrogenase family protein molybdopterin-binding subunit, translating to MSQPQAAVGAAVPRVDARLRVTGRAKYAADNSPDGVVHAVIVDSSVGRGRVTGIDTRAAEGQTGVLKVISHLNAPELPPVEGGFPPGEPLRPFQDDRVRFFGQPVAVVLATTLEVAQHAASLVEVAYDAEPVSTDISVADPADEPETYARGDADGALDSAPVRLDLTYRMARNHHNPIEPAGIVARWDGDRLTVWEKTQDVQGTVATLSGEFGIPPDRVRVISPFVGGGFGSAARAWVHSVIAALAAREVKRPVKLVLTRRQLYFGVGYRPAYEYDLRLGASRQGRLTASAHDIRTENSRYERHSEGVLQPGRMLYSTPNVRQAYRHVPLDVSTPWFMRGPGYSTASYAIESAMDELAHELSLDPLKLRLRNEPADDESSGRPFSTRRLRECYLAGAREFGWHRRNPKPRSTRDGDWLIGMGMAAGVYDTERSEAHASVRLDADGTALVQSSASDMGPGTATSMTQVASDALGLTMRQVTFRLGDSLMPPAPGHHGSRTMASVGSAVQDGCDKLREQAISLAVRDEDSPLYGADAADIVVRGGRLYVKDEPTRGETYQRLLARNNRSHLEAIGSYAGASESEKFSFYAYAATFAEVAVDARLGLVRVRRMVGVYDAARIINPRLADSQAIGAMTGGIGQALLEHTVTDHRDGRIVNANLADYLVPTHADMPDMKAIYIEGEDYEADPIGVKGLGEIVIVGVAPAIANAVFNATGRRIRELPITPEALL from the coding sequence ATGAGCCAGCCACAGGCAGCGGTCGGTGCGGCGGTGCCCCGGGTCGACGCACGGCTGAGGGTGACCGGGAGAGCGAAGTACGCCGCCGACAACAGCCCCGACGGGGTCGTGCACGCGGTCATCGTCGACAGCAGCGTCGGCCGTGGCCGTGTCACCGGCATCGACACCCGTGCCGCCGAAGGCCAGACGGGCGTCCTGAAGGTGATCAGCCACCTCAACGCACCCGAACTGCCGCCCGTCGAAGGGGGATTCCCGCCGGGTGAGCCGCTGCGCCCGTTCCAGGACGACCGGGTCCGGTTCTTCGGACAGCCCGTCGCGGTCGTGCTGGCGACCACGCTGGAGGTCGCACAGCACGCCGCGAGCCTGGTGGAGGTCGCCTACGACGCCGAGCCTGTCTCGACCGACATCAGCGTGGCCGACCCCGCCGACGAACCGGAGACCTATGCACGCGGCGACGCCGACGGAGCGTTGGACTCCGCCCCGGTCCGGCTGGACTTGACGTACCGGATGGCCCGCAACCACCACAACCCGATAGAGCCGGCCGGCATCGTCGCCCGCTGGGACGGTGACCGGCTGACCGTCTGGGAGAAGACCCAGGACGTGCAGGGCACCGTGGCCACCCTGTCCGGCGAGTTCGGCATTCCGCCGGACCGCGTCCGCGTCATCTCGCCCTTTGTCGGCGGCGGCTTCGGCAGCGCCGCCCGCGCCTGGGTGCACTCCGTCATCGCGGCCCTGGCCGCCCGCGAAGTGAAACGTCCCGTGAAACTCGTTCTCACCCGCAGGCAGTTGTACTTCGGCGTGGGATACCGGCCCGCATACGAGTACGACCTGCGGCTGGGCGCCAGCCGGCAGGGCCGCCTGACCGCGTCGGCGCACGACATCCGCACCGAGAACTCCCGCTACGAAAGGCACAGCGAAGGCGTTCTGCAACCCGGCCGGATGCTCTACAGCACACCCAACGTCCGCCAGGCCTATCGTCATGTCCCGCTGGACGTGAGCACGCCGTGGTTCATGCGCGGTCCCGGCTACTCCACCGCCTCCTACGCCATCGAGTCGGCGATGGACGAGCTCGCCCACGAACTGAGCCTGGACCCGCTGAAGCTGCGGCTGCGCAACGAACCGGCCGATGACGAGTCCAGCGGGCGGCCGTTCTCCACCCGCCGCCTGCGCGAGTGCTACCTCGCGGGCGCCCGCGAGTTCGGCTGGCACCGGCGCAACCCCAAGCCCCGCTCGACGCGTGACGGTGACTGGCTCATCGGTATGGGCATGGCCGCAGGTGTCTACGACACCGAGCGCAGCGAGGCCCATGCCTCGGTCAGGCTCGACGCCGACGGCACTGCCCTGGTGCAGTCCTCGGCCAGCGACATGGGCCCCGGCACGGCCACGTCCATGACCCAGGTCGCTTCCGACGCCCTAGGCCTGACCATGCGTCAGGTGACCTTCCGGCTCGGCGACTCCCTCATGCCCCCGGCCCCCGGCCACCACGGCTCGCGGACCATGGCCAGTGTCGGATCCGCCGTCCAGGACGGCTGCGACAAGCTGCGCGAGCAGGCGATCTCGCTCGCGGTCAGGGACGAGGACTCGCCGCTGTACGGAGCCGACGCCGCAGACATCGTCGTACGAGGCGGTCGGCTGTATGTGAAGGACGAGCCCACACGCGGGGAGACGTACCAGCGCCTCCTGGCCCGGAACAACCGCAGTCACCTCGAAGCGATCGGCTCGTACGCCGGGGCGTCGGAATCGGAGAAGTTCTCCTTCTACGCCTACGCCGCGACGTTCGCCGAGGTGGCCGTCGACGCCCGCCTCGGCCTGGTACGGGTCCGGCGCATGGTCGGCGTGTACGACGCCGCCCGGATCATCAACCCAAGACTCGCCGACAGCCAGGCCATCGGGGCCATGACCGGCGGTATCGGTCAGGCCCTGCTGGAGCACACGGTCACCGACCACCGCGACGGCAGGATCGTCAACGCCAACCTGGCCGACTACCTCGTGCCGACCCACGCCGACATGCCCGACATGAAGGCGATCTACATCGAGGGGGAGGACTACGAGGCCGACCCGATCGGCGTCAAGGGGCTCGGTGAGATCGTCATCGTCGGAGTGGCGCCCGCCATCGCCAACGCGGTCTTCAACGCCACCGGCCGCCGGATCCGGGAACTGCCCATCACTCCGGAAGCCCTGCTCTGA
- a CDS encoding helix-turn-helix transcriptional regulator, with amino-acid sequence MNLSELGGFLKSRRDRIRPADVGLPTGRGRRVSGLRREEVAQLAGASVDYYIELERGAGVQPSEQMLAALARALRLSREERDHLFALAGRPVPRPGGPADHVHPGMLDLMHRLDGTPAQVVTDLRVMLVQNPLARALLGPPPSTTGWTASFLYRWFTDPAARTLYPPEDHAKVTRSFVADLRAASARRGNDPEVTAIITALTARSPEFREHWARHDVEFRRHDRKRLIHPELGLLEVNCLSLFSEDGRQRLLWFTPAVGTDSVAKLELLAVLGTDEVQSDRSTADIEGLDA; translated from the coding sequence GTGAACCTTTCCGAACTGGGCGGCTTTCTGAAGTCACGCCGTGATCGCATACGACCCGCGGATGTCGGCCTGCCGACCGGGCGAGGCCGCCGTGTATCGGGTCTTCGCCGTGAAGAGGTCGCTCAGCTGGCCGGTGCTTCGGTCGACTACTACATCGAGCTGGAGCGCGGGGCGGGCGTCCAGCCCTCCGAGCAGATGCTCGCCGCGCTCGCCCGGGCACTCCGACTGAGCCGGGAGGAGCGCGATCACCTCTTTGCCCTGGCGGGCCGTCCGGTGCCCCGGCCCGGTGGTCCGGCCGACCACGTTCACCCAGGGATGCTGGACTTGATGCACCGCCTGGACGGCACACCGGCCCAGGTGGTCACCGACCTGCGCGTCATGCTCGTACAGAACCCGCTGGCCCGTGCGTTGCTCGGCCCGCCACCGTCCACGACCGGATGGACCGCGAGCTTCCTGTACCGGTGGTTCACCGACCCGGCAGCGCGGACGCTGTACCCGCCCGAGGACCACGCCAAGGTCACCCGATCCTTCGTCGCCGACCTGCGTGCGGCCTCGGCCCGGCGCGGCAACGACCCCGAAGTCACCGCGATCATCACGGCGCTGACCGCGCGCAGCCCCGAGTTCCGCGAACATTGGGCGCGGCACGATGTCGAGTTCCGACGCCATGACAGAAAGCGTCTGATACATCCAGAACTCGGGTTACTCGAGGTCAATTGCCTCAGCTTGTTCAGCGAGGACGGACGGCAACGACTCCTCTGGTTCACCCCGGCCGTTGGAACCGACTCGGTCGCCAAACTCGAGCTACTCGCCGTGCTCGGCACCGACGAGGTTCAGTCCGACCGCAGCACGGCAGACATCGAAGGTCTGGACGCGTGA
- a CDS encoding MCE family protein, protein MRVLRLRLYGVVFIAVLALLLSLSVAVYRQAFTPVVRITLEADSLGNQLDRRADVKLRGLLVGEVRAVRADGTKATLDIALKPEHVSYIPADVHARLLPKTLFGEKYVDLVVPAGSSARSIRAGDVITQDRTRVGIELQQLLNDLLPLLRTVRPGELNATLSAFATALEGRGDRIGANLTRVEAYLRKLNPHLPSLKEDIARFADVAEVYGDAAPDLMRILRNTVTTSRTLVEKKDQLAAALTSTTAAAGTAGGFLDRTGDRLITLGRVSRPTLDLFARYSPEYPCLLDGLVRQEEASEEAFRGGRMRITLEVVRQRPAYEPGEEPRYGERSGPDCRGLPHPSVPAPHTKLDDGTSEVSGTRAEQRAVGSLVAPVLGVPADEVPPVATLLFGPMARGTAVSVA, encoded by the coding sequence ATGAGGGTACTGAGACTGCGGTTGTACGGCGTCGTCTTCATCGCCGTACTCGCCCTGCTGCTGTCGCTGTCCGTCGCCGTCTACCGACAGGCGTTCACGCCGGTCGTGCGGATCACGCTGGAGGCCGACAGCCTGGGCAACCAGCTGGACCGGCGTGCCGACGTCAAGCTGCGCGGGCTGCTGGTCGGCGAGGTGCGCGCGGTGCGGGCCGACGGGACGAAGGCGACGCTCGACATCGCGCTCAAGCCGGAGCATGTGTCGTACATCCCGGCCGATGTGCATGCGCGGCTGCTGCCCAAGACGCTGTTCGGCGAGAAGTACGTCGATCTGGTCGTCCCCGCCGGCTCGTCCGCGCGGTCGATCCGCGCCGGCGACGTGATCACCCAGGACCGTACCCGCGTCGGCATCGAGCTCCAGCAGTTGCTGAACGACCTGCTGCCGCTGCTGCGGACCGTCCGACCCGGCGAGCTCAACGCCACGCTGTCCGCGTTCGCCACGGCCCTCGAAGGGCGCGGCGACCGGATCGGCGCCAACCTCACGCGCGTGGAGGCCTACTTGCGGAAGCTCAACCCGCATCTGCCGTCCCTGAAGGAGGACATCGCGCGGTTCGCGGACGTCGCCGAGGTGTACGGCGACGCGGCGCCCGACCTGATGCGGATCCTGCGCAACACGGTGACCACCAGCCGCACGCTGGTGGAGAAGAAGGACCAGCTCGCCGCCGCGCTCACCTCGACCACGGCCGCCGCCGGCACGGCGGGCGGCTTCCTCGACCGGACCGGTGACCGGCTGATCACGCTGGGCCGGGTGTCCCGTCCGACGCTCGATCTCTTCGCCCGCTACTCGCCCGAGTACCCGTGCCTGCTCGACGGCCTGGTCCGGCAGGAGGAAGCCTCCGAGGAGGCGTTCCGGGGCGGGAGGATGCGGATCACACTGGAAGTCGTACGGCAGCGGCCGGCGTACGAACCCGGTGAGGAGCCCCGGTACGGGGAGCGGTCGGGGCCCGACTGCCGTGGTCTGCCGCACCCGAGCGTGCCCGCGCCGCACACCAAGCTCGATGACGGTACGTCGGAGGTGTCCGGCACCCGCGCCGAACAGCGCGCCGTCGGCTCCCTCGTGGCCCCCGTCCTGGGCGTGCCCGCCGACGAGGTGCCGCCGGTCGCGACGCTGCTGTTCGGGCCGATGGCGCGCGGGACGGCGGTGAGCGTCGCATGA
- a CDS encoding XdhC family protein — protein sequence MLNIADTLRQWCREARPFALATVVQVSGSAPLPVGTALAVDTDGTAVGSVSGGCVEAAVYELCQDVLAHCGPPTRAGFGYSDDDAFAAGLTCGGEIDVLVQRVDPAAEPHLVAALEAVAAGRSCAVAHIIDGPGELLGRTLHVPAEGPHDGTLGGENDQVVVAHAHALLRAGRTAPIEVGGDTDTCPTKLTVLVHTHARRPRMLIFGAVDFAAALSQAGRFLGHHVTVCDARPVFATRARFPYADEIVTDWPHRYLAATETDARTAVCVLTHDAKFDVPLLRLALALPVGYVGAMGSRRTHGHRSDLLREAGVPEEQLARLHSPIGLDLGARTPEETAISITAEIIAHANRGTGLPLSHGTGRIHRPAPPLPRLATAP from the coding sequence ATGCTGAACATCGCGGACACATTGCGCCAGTGGTGCCGCGAGGCCCGCCCGTTCGCCCTCGCCACCGTCGTCCAGGTCAGTGGCAGTGCACCGCTGCCCGTCGGCACCGCCCTCGCCGTCGACACGGACGGCACCGCGGTCGGCAGCGTCTCCGGCGGCTGTGTCGAAGCGGCGGTCTACGAACTGTGCCAAGACGTCCTCGCACACTGCGGGCCACCCACCCGCGCCGGCTTCGGCTACTCCGACGACGATGCCTTCGCCGCCGGCCTGACCTGCGGCGGCGAGATCGACGTACTGGTCCAGCGCGTGGACCCCGCCGCCGAGCCCCACCTCGTCGCAGCCCTCGAAGCCGTGGCCGCGGGACGCTCCTGCGCCGTAGCCCACATCATCGACGGCCCCGGCGAACTCCTCGGCCGCACCCTCCACGTCCCCGCCGAAGGGCCCCACGACGGCACGCTCGGCGGCGAGAACGACCAGGTGGTCGTGGCGCACGCCCACGCACTCCTGCGTGCGGGCCGCACCGCCCCCATCGAGGTCGGCGGCGACACCGACACCTGCCCCACGAAGCTGACCGTCCTCGTCCACACCCACGCACGCCGCCCCCGCATGCTGATCTTCGGCGCCGTCGACTTCGCCGCCGCCCTCAGCCAGGCCGGCCGGTTCCTCGGCCACCACGTCACCGTCTGCGACGCCCGCCCCGTCTTCGCCACGCGGGCCCGCTTCCCGTACGCCGACGAGATCGTCACCGACTGGCCCCACCGCTACCTCGCGGCCACCGAGACCGACGCCCGCACCGCGGTCTGCGTCCTGACCCACGACGCCAAGTTCGACGTCCCCCTGCTGCGGTTGGCGCTCGCCCTCCCCGTCGGCTACGTCGGCGCCATGGGCTCCCGGCGCACCCACGGCCACCGCAGCGACCTGCTCCGGGAAGCCGGCGTTCCCGAGGAGCAACTGGCCCGGCTGCACTCACCGATCGGCCTGGACCTCGGTGCCCGTACTCCCGAGGAGACAGCCATATCCATCACCGCGGAGATCATCGCCCACGCCAACCGCGGCACGGGCCTGCCCCTGTCGCACGGCACCGGCCGCATCCACCGGCCCGCACCGCCTCTGCCCCGCCTGGCGACGGCGCCGTAA
- a CDS encoding (2Fe-2S)-binding protein produces the protein MSTERPDPAATSPVDPLVPPSVPSRRTFIAASTAVGGAVAAGGLVAGSPPLGAEAAVAAEAAPGSRVSLTVNGVRHTVAIDNRTSLLDLLRERLGLTGSKKGCNAGACGACTVLVDGRRVNSCLTLAVRLEGTEVTTIEGLEKGDRLHPLQQAFIDQDAFQCGFCTSGQIVSGVGCIQEGHTGSPEEIREWMSGNLCRCGCYVKIGRAVEQAAGRK, from the coding sequence ATGTCCACCGAACGTCCCGACCCAGCAGCGACTTCCCCCGTCGACCCCCTTGTGCCCCCCTCCGTGCCGTCCCGGCGTACCTTCATCGCCGCGAGCACGGCCGTCGGGGGAGCGGTCGCGGCCGGTGGCCTGGTCGCCGGGTCCCCGCCGCTCGGCGCCGAGGCGGCGGTGGCTGCCGAGGCGGCGCCCGGCAGCCGCGTCTCCCTGACGGTCAACGGCGTCCGGCACACCGTCGCGATCGACAACCGCACCTCGCTTCTCGACCTGCTGCGCGAGCGCCTGGGCCTGACCGGTTCCAAGAAGGGCTGCAACGCCGGTGCCTGCGGCGCCTGCACGGTCCTGGTCGACGGGCGACGGGTCAACTCCTGCCTGACCCTGGCGGTGCGGCTGGAGGGTACCGAGGTCACCACGATCGAGGGTCTGGAGAAGGGCGACCGGCTCCACCCGCTGCAACAGGCGTTCATCGACCAGGACGCCTTCCAGTGCGGCTTCTGCACGTCGGGCCAGATCGTGTCCGGCGTCGGGTGCATCCAGGAGGGTCACACCGGCTCCCCGGAGGAGATCCGGGAGTGGATGAGCGGCAACCTCTGCCGGTGCGGCTGCTACGTGAAGATCGGGCGCGCGGTCGAGCAGGCCGCCGGCCGGAAGTGA
- a CDS encoding RNA polymerase sigma factor, protein MAMDMPAEIQAAHDRWERMWTHREQLLKVARRRSMSLEDAEDAVHEAMLRAAERPDLDDERLAAWLTTVTIRLCVDRYRQVSREAEVRKSPTLIAPGPVPVEEAVCDRAEARWLAVRSGELPARQAEAIRLKSEDLDVSQVAVRMGLSYRTVESLLARARRTLRNSLAGTLGLALFLCGRGRPRASHAQALAVASTAATLAVAGFVLPYADDWDGQGAAPRVAVSPQPEAWQQPDEDGRATAPGGRAAPDASTAAAPEARRTPDARSLLPLSVPPLPKITTAPDLTAPELPDVPDVPELPTISDAPEAPDARDLPRAVPSAPALPATPETPEAPAAPSAPTPVDALP, encoded by the coding sequence ATGGCGATGGACATGCCGGCGGAGATACAGGCGGCCCACGACCGGTGGGAGCGCATGTGGACGCACCGTGAGCAGTTGCTCAAGGTGGCCCGCCGCAGGTCGATGTCCCTGGAGGACGCCGAGGACGCCGTGCACGAGGCGATGCTGCGCGCGGCGGAGCGCCCCGACCTGGACGACGAGCGGCTCGCCGCCTGGCTGACGACGGTGACGATTCGTCTGTGCGTCGACCGGTACCGGCAGGTCAGCCGGGAGGCCGAGGTGCGCAAAAGCCCGACGCTGATCGCTCCCGGTCCTGTGCCGGTCGAGGAGGCGGTGTGCGACCGGGCCGAGGCCAGATGGCTGGCCGTGCGCAGCGGGGAGCTGCCCGCGCGCCAGGCGGAGGCGATCCGGCTGAAGTCGGAGGACCTGGATGTGAGCCAGGTCGCCGTGCGGATGGGCCTGAGCTACCGGACGGTCGAGTCGCTGCTGGCCCGGGCCCGCCGGACGCTGCGCAACTCGCTGGCCGGCACGCTCGGTCTCGCGCTGTTCCTGTGCGGCCGGGGCAGGCCGCGGGCGAGTCATGCCCAGGCCCTGGCGGTGGCCTCGACGGCGGCGACGCTGGCCGTGGCCGGCTTCGTGCTGCCGTACGCCGACGACTGGGACGGACAGGGCGCGGCGCCTCGGGTCGCCGTATCCCCGCAGCCGGAGGCGTGGCAACAGCCGGACGAGGACGGCCGGGCAACGGCTCCGGGCGGGCGGGCGGCCCCGGACGCCTCGACCGCCGCCGCCCCGGAGGCGAGGCGGACCCCGGACGCCCGGTCGCTGCTGCCGCTGTCGGTGCCGCCCCTGCCGAAGATCACCACCGCACCGGACCTGACCGCTCCCGAACTGCCTGACGTGCCCGACGTCCCAGAACTCCCGACCATCTCGGACGCCCCGGAGGCCCCGGACGCACGCGACCTCCCACGAGCCGTACCCAGCGCCCCCGCCCTCCCCGCGACCCCCGAGACTCCGGAAGCACCCGCCGCGCCCTCCGCCCCCACCCCGGTCGACGCGCTGCCATAG
- a CDS encoding FAD binding domain-containing protein: MYPFTYTKAADTREALNAGRRGGRYIAGGTTLVDLMRETVERPGSLVDISALPLREVTVTRSGGLRLGALVRMAEAAAHPKVRSLYPVISQALELSASAQLRNMATIGGNIMQRTRCTYFRDVTAACNKREPGSGCAARDGYNRSHAILGTSDSCVATHPSDLAVALAALEATLHLLGPDGERTMPFADFLLQPGSTPNREQALKPGELITAVEIPAHPRPLRSGYLKVRDRQSYEFALTSAAVALHIGGGVIRAAKVAAGGVGTVPWKLPAVEQALIGERPSDRLWTEAAGHAADGARPLTHNGFKAELLTRTVERQLRTVGGTA; this comes from the coding sequence ATGTATCCCTTCACCTACACCAAGGCCGCGGACACGCGAGAGGCCCTCAACGCCGGTCGGCGCGGCGGGCGTTACATCGCGGGCGGCACCACGCTCGTCGACCTGATGCGGGAGACCGTCGAACGCCCGGGCTCGCTTGTCGACATCAGCGCCCTGCCGCTGCGCGAGGTCACCGTCACCAGGAGCGGAGGCCTGCGCTTGGGCGCCCTGGTCCGCATGGCCGAGGCCGCCGCTCATCCCAAGGTGCGCTCCCTGTACCCCGTCATCTCCCAGGCGCTGGAACTGAGCGCCTCGGCCCAACTGCGGAACATGGCCACCATCGGCGGCAACATCATGCAGCGCACCCGGTGCACCTACTTCCGGGACGTGACAGCCGCCTGCAACAAGCGCGAGCCGGGCTCCGGGTGCGCGGCGCGGGACGGCTACAACCGCAGCCACGCGATCCTCGGCACCTCCGACAGTTGCGTGGCCACGCACCCCTCCGATCTCGCGGTCGCCCTCGCCGCACTGGAGGCCACCCTCCACCTGCTGGGCCCGGACGGCGAACGCACCATGCCCTTCGCTGATTTCCTGCTTCAGCCGGGCAGCACGCCGAACCGCGAACAGGCCCTGAAACCAGGCGAGTTGATCACCGCTGTGGAGATCCCGGCCCATCCGCGCCCACTGAGGTCCGGCTATCTGAAGGTGCGCGACCGTCAGTCCTACGAGTTCGCGCTCACCTCGGCCGCGGTCGCCCTGCACATCGGCGGCGGCGTGATCCGAGCGGCAAAGGTCGCCGCCGGCGGTGTGGGCACCGTGCCCTGGAAGCTGCCCGCCGTCGAGCAGGCCCTCATCGGCGAACGCCCCTCGGACCGGCTGTGGACCGAGGCCGCCGGGCACGCGGCCGACGGGGCCCGCCCCCTCACGCACAACGGCTTCAAGGCCGAGCTGCTCACACGCACCGTCGAACGCCAGCTGCGCACCGTAGGAGGCACCGCATGA
- a CDS encoding ABC transporter ATP-binding protein: MGVEICVEGLTKSFGHQVIWQDVSLTLPAGEVSVMLGPSGTGKSVFLKTLVGLLKPERGSITVQGRDITKLREHDLYEVRKLFGVLFQDGALFGSMNLYDNIAFPLREHTRKPESEVRRIVLEKMDMVGLIGAEEKLPGEISGGMRKRAGLARALVLDPEIILFDEPDSGLDPVRVAYLNQLIVDLNAQIDATFLIVTHDIASARQVPDNIGLLFRRELVMFGPRDRLLTSDEPVVRQFLNGRMQGPIGMAEEKDAAQVEQELALIGEHIETEHLTPRLLPSPGIPRPPRWQAIARREEEVAHA, from the coding sequence ATGGGTGTCGAGATCTGTGTGGAAGGGCTGACGAAGTCCTTCGGTCACCAGGTCATCTGGCAGGACGTCTCGCTGACGCTGCCCGCCGGGGAGGTCTCGGTCATGCTCGGCCCCTCGGGCACGGGCAAGTCGGTGTTCCTCAAGACGCTCGTGGGACTGCTCAAGCCGGAGCGCGGGTCGATCACGGTTCAAGGCCGGGACATCACCAAGCTGCGTGAGCACGACCTGTACGAGGTGCGGAAGCTCTTCGGCGTGCTGTTCCAGGACGGCGCGCTGTTCGGGTCGATGAACCTGTACGACAACATCGCCTTCCCGCTGCGTGAGCACACCCGCAAGCCGGAGAGCGAGGTCCGGCGGATCGTGCTCGAGAAGATGGACATGGTCGGTCTGATCGGCGCGGAGGAGAAGCTGCCCGGCGAGATCTCCGGCGGTATGCGCAAACGGGCCGGACTGGCCCGGGCGCTTGTCCTCGACCCGGAGATCATTCTGTTCGACGAGCCGGACTCGGGGCTGGATCCGGTGCGCGTCGCGTATCTCAACCAGCTGATCGTCGACCTGAACGCCCAGATCGACGCGACCTTCCTCATCGTCACGCACGACATCGCCTCGGCCCGCCAGGTCCCGGACAACATCGGGCTGCTGTTCCGCCGCGAGCTGGTGATGTTCGGGCCCCGCGACCGCCTGCTGACCAGCGACGAACCCGTCGTACGGCAGTTCCTCAACGGCCGGATGCAGGGGCCGATCGGCATGGCGGAGGAGAAGGACGCCGCCCAGGTCGAGCAGGAACTGGCCCTGATCGGCGAGCACATCGAGACCGAGCACCTCACACCCCGGCTGCTGCCCAGCCCCGGCATCCCCCGCCCGCCCCGCTGGCAGGCCATCGCGCGCCGGGAGGAGGAGGTGGCGCACGCATGA
- a CDS encoding MlaE family ABC transporter permease produces the protein MSLNPVGALRHSGSLCAMALDVVRTVPKRPFQVREFIQQAWFIASVTILPTALVSIPFGAVIALQIGSLTRQLGAQSFSGAASVLAVLREASPIVTALLIAGAGGTAICADLGARKIREEIDAMQVLGIDPIHRLVVPRVLASMVVAVLLNGLVSVVGVAGGYFFNVVLQDGTPGAYLASFTTLAQLSDLWAAEFKALVFGAIAAIVASYKGLTAKGGPKGVGDAVNQSVVITFMLLFVTNFVMTAVYFQVVPQRG, from the coding sequence ATGAGCCTCAACCCCGTCGGCGCGCTACGTCACTCCGGCAGTCTCTGCGCGATGGCCCTGGACGTCGTACGGACTGTGCCCAAACGGCCGTTCCAAGTAAGGGAGTTCATCCAGCAGGCCTGGTTCATCGCCAGCGTCACCATCCTGCCGACCGCCCTCGTCTCCATCCCCTTCGGCGCGGTCATCGCCCTCCAGATCGGCAGCCTCACCCGGCAGTTGGGCGCCCAGTCCTTCTCGGGCGCGGCCTCCGTGCTCGCGGTGCTGCGGGAGGCCTCGCCGATCGTGACCGCGCTGCTGATCGCGGGTGCCGGCGGTACGGCGATCTGCGCGGACCTCGGGGCGCGGAAGATCCGCGAGGAGATCGACGCGATGCAGGTGCTGGGCATCGACCCGATCCACCGGCTGGTCGTGCCGCGTGTGCTGGCCTCGATGGTGGTGGCGGTGCTGCTCAACGGCCTGGTGTCGGTGGTCGGCGTGGCGGGCGGCTACTTCTTCAACGTCGTTCTCCAGGACGGCACACCGGGCGCGTATCTCGCCTCGTTCACCACGCTCGCCCAGCTCTCCGACCTGTGGGCCGCCGAGTTCAAGGCGCTCGTGTTCGGCGCGATCGCCGCGATCGTCGCCTCGTACAAGGGACTCACCGCGAAGGGCGGCCCGAAGGGTGTGGGCGACGCGGTGAACCAGTCGGTGGTGATCACCTTCATGTTGCTGTTCGTGACCAACTTCGTGATGACCGCGGTGTACTTCCAGGTCGTTCCGCAGAGGGGCTGA
- a CDS encoding MlaE family ABC transporter permease has product MRLLDRPLKSLEDLGAQLTFYGRSLAWTGRTVRRYKKEILRLLAEVSFGRGALAVVGGTVGVIAFLSFFTGTEVGLQGYAALNQLGTSNFVAFLSAYFNTREIAPLVAGLALSATVGAGFTAQLGAMRISEETDALEVMGVPSLPFLVTTRMIAGFVAVIPLYVVGLLSSYFAARTITTGYYGQSAGTYDHYFQQYLPPVDVLWSFGKVLVFAVVIILVHCFYGYYASGGPAGVGVAVGRAVRTSIVAINVLDFFLSLAIWGANTTVRIAG; this is encoded by the coding sequence ATGAGACTTCTCGACCGCCCCCTGAAGTCCCTCGAGGACCTGGGCGCTCAACTGACCTTCTACGGCCGCTCGCTGGCCTGGACCGGCCGCACCGTGCGCCGCTACAAGAAGGAGATCCTGCGGCTGCTCGCCGAGGTCAGCTTCGGCCGGGGCGCGCTCGCCGTCGTGGGCGGCACGGTCGGCGTGATCGCCTTCCTGTCGTTCTTCACCGGCACGGAGGTGGGGCTCCAGGGGTACGCCGCGCTCAACCAGCTCGGCACGTCCAACTTCGTGGCGTTCCTGTCGGCGTACTTCAACACCCGGGAGATCGCGCCGCTGGTGGCCGGGCTCGCGCTGTCCGCGACGGTCGGCGCCGGGTTCACCGCGCAGCTCGGCGCGATGCGGATCAGCGAGGAGACCGACGCCCTGGAGGTCATGGGCGTGCCCTCGCTGCCGTTCCTGGTGACCACGCGGATGATCGCCGGGTTCGTCGCCGTGATCCCGCTGTACGTGGTCGGGCTGCTGTCCTCGTACTTCGCCGCCCGCACCATCACCACCGGCTACTACGGGCAGTCGGCGGGCACCTACGACCACTACTTCCAGCAATACCTGCCGCCGGTCGACGTGCTGTGGTCCTTCGGCAAGGTGCTGGTCTTCGCCGTCGTGATCATCCTGGTGCACTGCTTCTACGGCTACTACGCGAGCGGCGGCCCGGCGGGCGTCGGTGTCGCGGTGGGGCGGGCCGTGCGGACGTCGATCGTGGCGATCAACGTCCTTGACTTCTTCCTGTCGTTGGCGATCTGGGGCGCCAACACGACCGTACGGATCGCGGGGTGA